A window of the Isosphaera pallida ATCC 43644 genome harbors these coding sequences:
- a CDS encoding tetratricopeptide repeat protein, which yields MEPEREPTTPSWPRSQAESSGTPSPRLESQGSPDIEEPRATEPTGPAETTAQAWYDRGVAAYEAGRWEEAVEALTKALELHDASRTDPRDEAVTRHHLGLALEALGRTEEAIEEYRAAAAALETARQALDPKSDSSNARRLTAELANALGTLAGALDPSDPSEAIELNRRAVGLLDEVIAGANEDDPALSCETRATRASLLSSLGYLLRETGRSDEAVRVFGEAVTAYRDLIAQGRLDLRADEAIAWSNYIFTLEELQRIEEALAPASAAVKLFAERVARGAWEHRLDQARALGRAARVLDRMGRPDEAAVEYPKALAVLENLVASAPASACQPDEAREELAALHYQYGGVLDSLGHYRDALVHYRAAVADYQALVKAGRSDLRAELANAHTNLGSVLGTQGRLEDAVPHFLEAVALDGALAQEGRRERMAELIDAQVNLGLAYQAMGRPRDAAARYEKAVEGHDLLDPALYLARAGDHAQTLARLGLILEELGCRNEALSRFEQARDLLAGLLADGHDEWQSDHAMILSHIGRNLVALGRPEEAEVILNQALRLLEELTELPESDPDLRAEVARTRITLGHALRGLGRDHQAREQYRQADHDLVQLLANEKRDEHQAMRDRLVIHLRLVEEPQAVGS from the coding sequence ATGGAACCAGAACGCGAACCGACCACGCCTTCGTGGCCAAGGTCCCAGGCCGAATCGTCCGGCACCCCGTCACCGCGTTTGGAATCTCAAGGTTCACCCGACATCGAGGAACCGCGTGCGACCGAACCGACCGGCCCTGCCGAGACGACCGCCCAAGCCTGGTACGACCGGGGAGTGGCCGCTTACGAAGCCGGCCGTTGGGAGGAGGCGGTCGAAGCGCTCACGAAGGCGTTGGAGTTGCACGACGCTTCTCGAACCGATCCCCGCGACGAGGCGGTGACTCGTCACCATCTTGGGTTGGCCCTGGAGGCGTTGGGACGCACCGAGGAGGCAATCGAGGAATACCGCGCCGCGGCGGCGGCTCTCGAAACGGCGAGGCAGGCTCTCGACCCCAAGAGCGACTCGTCAAATGCGCGGCGGCTCACTGCGGAACTCGCCAACGCTCTAGGCACTCTGGCCGGGGCGTTAGACCCATCGGATCCCTCCGAGGCGATTGAACTCAACCGCCGGGCGGTGGGTCTACTCGACGAGGTGATCGCCGGAGCCAACGAAGATGATCCGGCACTGTCCTGCGAGACCAGGGCAACCCGTGCCTCGTTGCTGAGCAGTCTAGGCTATCTCTTGCGCGAGACTGGGCGGAGCGACGAAGCGGTGAGGGTCTTCGGCGAGGCGGTGACCGCTTATCGCGACCTGATTGCTCAGGGACGACTCGACCTGCGGGCCGACGAGGCGATTGCCTGGTCCAATTATATTTTCACCCTGGAAGAACTTCAACGCATCGAAGAGGCGCTGGCTCCTGCCTCCGCCGCCGTCAAACTCTTCGCCGAGCGCGTGGCCCGAGGCGCGTGGGAGCATCGTTTGGACCAAGCCCGCGCGTTGGGACGAGCCGCCCGGGTTTTGGATCGGATGGGACGACCCGATGAGGCGGCCGTGGAGTATCCCAAGGCGCTGGCCGTGTTGGAGAATTTGGTGGCCTCCGCGCCGGCCTCGGCCTGCCAACCCGACGAAGCGCGGGAGGAACTGGCAGCGCTGCATTATCAATACGGCGGTGTTCTCGACTCGCTGGGTCACTATCGCGACGCCCTGGTTCATTACCGCGCGGCGGTGGCGGACTACCAGGCTCTCGTGAAGGCCGGACGAAGCGACCTGCGGGCCGAGCTCGCCAATGCCCACACCAACCTCGGCAGCGTTCTGGGCACCCAGGGACGTTTGGAGGACGCGGTGCCCCATTTCCTAGAGGCCGTTGCCCTCGACGGCGCATTGGCTCAGGAGGGGCGGCGGGAGCGAATGGCCGAATTGATCGACGCTCAGGTGAACCTCGGACTGGCCTATCAGGCGATGGGTCGTCCCCGCGACGCGGCCGCCCGCTACGAAAAGGCGGTCGAGGGACACGATTTGCTCGACCCGGCGCTGTATCTGGCCCGCGCTGGCGACCACGCCCAGACCCTGGCGCGGTTGGGACTCATCTTGGAGGAACTGGGTTGTCGCAACGAGGCGCTGAGTCGTTTCGAGCAAGCCCGCGACTTGCTAGCCGGTCTTCTCGCCGACGGTCACGACGAATGGCAATCCGACCACGCAATGATCCTTAGTCACATCGGTCGCAATCTGGTGGCGCTGGGGCGTCCCGAGGAGGCCGAGGTCATTCTGAATCAGGCGTTGCGACTGTTGGAGGAATTGACCGAACTTCCCGAATCCGACCCCGATCTCCGCGCCGAGGTGGCCCGCACGCGAATCACTCTAGGCCACGCCCTACGCGGCCTGGGGCGAGACCACCAGGCGCGGGAACAGTACCGTCAAGCCGACCACGACCTCGTTCAACTCCTCGCCAACGAGAAGCGTGACGAACACCAAGCGATGCGCGACCGCCTGGTGATTCACCTGCGGCTCGTCGAAGAACCCCAGGCCGTCGGTTCCTGA
- the ltaE gene encoding low-specificity L-threonine aldolase: MTIDLRSDTLTQPTPAMRQAMAQAEVGDDVYGEDPTVNRLQRRIAELLGKEAALFTPSGTMANQIAVGVHTSPGDELLCDANAHVYVWECGGIARLSGVTTRTIHPRSPQGGPGLLSLSEVEGLIRPDDGHYVRTRLLCLENTHNRGGGKVHPLEQVRALTAWAKRHGLATHLDGARLFNAVVATGVPAATWAEGFDTVSVCFSKGLGAPVGSALVGSSETIARAHRLRKLFGGGMRQAGILAAAALYALDHHVERLADDHAHAQILAEAVERNPHLKLESGPVETNLVWIEVDPSFATAAQVVRRLKEQGVFVSALGDQVVRACTHLNVSTEQVRQAARLIEQLG; the protein is encoded by the coding sequence ATGACGATCGACCTGCGTTCCGACACCCTGACTCAACCGACCCCCGCGATGCGCCAGGCGATGGCTCAAGCCGAGGTGGGCGACGACGTGTATGGCGAGGATCCGACGGTCAACCGTCTGCAACGACGGATTGCCGAACTTTTGGGCAAAGAGGCGGCGCTGTTCACGCCCTCGGGCACGATGGCCAACCAGATCGCGGTGGGGGTCCATACCTCACCGGGCGACGAGCTGCTTTGCGACGCGAACGCGCATGTCTATGTTTGGGAGTGTGGTGGAATTGCCCGGCTTTCCGGCGTAACGACCCGAACGATCCATCCCCGCTCCCCGCAAGGAGGGCCGGGACTGCTCAGCTTGAGCGAGGTCGAGGGCTTGATTCGTCCCGACGACGGCCATTACGTCCGCACCCGTTTGCTTTGCCTCGAGAACACCCACAACCGCGGCGGCGGTAAGGTGCATCCCCTGGAACAGGTGCGCGCCTTGACCGCTTGGGCTAAGCGTCACGGTCTGGCCACCCACCTCGACGGCGCGCGACTGTTCAACGCGGTGGTGGCCACCGGCGTTCCGGCGGCGACCTGGGCCGAGGGATTCGACACGGTGTCGGTCTGCTTCTCCAAGGGACTCGGCGCGCCGGTGGGATCGGCCTTAGTAGGGTCATCTGAAACGATCGCCAGGGCGCACCGGCTGCGTAAGTTGTTCGGCGGCGGGATGAGGCAGGCCGGAATCCTGGCCGCCGCGGCCCTCTACGCGCTCGACCACCACGTCGAGCGTCTGGCCGACGACCACGCCCACGCCCAAATCCTGGCCGAAGCGGTCGAACGCAACCCCCATCTCAAACTGGAATCGGGCCCGGTCGAGACGAACCTGGTTTGGATCGAGGTCGATCCCTCCTTCGCAACCGCCGCCCAGGTTGTCCGTCGTCTCAAGGAACAGGGGGTTTTCGTCTCGGCGCTGGGGGATCAGGTTGTTCGTGCCTGCACTCACTTGAACGTTTCAACCGAGCAAGTCCGACAGGCCGCCCGATTGATCGAGCAGCTGGGTTGA
- the hisD gene encoding histidinol dehydrogenase → MSAPAPSDLRDRPYPPPGATTLAMPLIDATRDPQTAADTLKALRAKLSPQGDVVSPRGRALTREVFGEALAPREVVQRILEQVRTRGCEALLEFTRKLDHADLTPDTLRVSADELAQAHRAAAPEYLDTIRRVRGHLEAFQTAILHQDITVQRGPGHRLTQRYRPLKRVGVCVPGGAAAYPSSLMMTVIPARAAGVEQIAVVVPPTAFGGYNANLLAACHELGVTEIYRIGGAQAVAALAYGVEGIAPVDKIVGPGNLFVALAKQAVYGVVDIDSIAGPSEVVVLADETARPDYLAADLISQAEHAPGSSLLITWVEGLAEQVLIHLERQLAGLERGDLARESLEQFGALIRVANRDEAIALTNQIAPEHLHISTNQPAEDAERLHAAGAIFLGHDAPVAAGDYAAGPSHVLPTGGTPRWASGLCSNDFLKRTSLIEIDHDGLAALAPDITRLADIEGLPGHKLSVTIRLDSRPTPGQPGQS, encoded by the coding sequence ATGTCCGCACCGGCTCCCTCCGACCTCCGCGATCGCCCCTATCCCCCTCCCGGCGCCACGACCTTGGCAATGCCCCTCATTGACGCGACCCGCGACCCCCAGACCGCCGCCGACACCCTCAAGGCGCTCAGAGCCAAACTTAGTCCCCAGGGGGATGTCGTGAGTCCCCGAGGTCGTGCGCTGACTCGGGAGGTCTTCGGCGAGGCGCTGGCCCCCCGCGAGGTCGTCCAACGGATTTTGGAGCAGGTTCGAACCCGCGGTTGCGAGGCGCTGCTGGAGTTCACCCGCAAGCTCGACCACGCTGATCTGACCCCCGACACCCTGCGTGTCTCCGCCGACGAACTCGCCCAGGCCCATCGCGCCGCTGCTCCGGAATACCTCGACACGATCCGCCGGGTCCGTGGCCACCTCGAAGCGTTCCAAACCGCGATTTTGCACCAGGACATCACCGTGCAACGCGGCCCCGGACACCGGCTCACCCAGCGCTACCGCCCTCTCAAGAGGGTGGGGGTCTGCGTGCCGGGCGGAGCGGCGGCCTATCCCTCCTCGCTGATGATGACGGTCATCCCCGCGCGGGCCGCCGGAGTCGAACAGATCGCCGTTGTCGTGCCGCCCACTGCGTTCGGCGGCTACAACGCCAACCTTTTGGCCGCCTGTCACGAACTGGGCGTCACCGAGATTTATCGAATCGGCGGCGCTCAGGCGGTCGCGGCGCTGGCTTACGGCGTGGAGGGAATCGCCCCGGTGGACAAGATCGTGGGACCAGGCAACCTGTTCGTCGCTTTGGCCAAGCAAGCAGTATACGGGGTGGTCGATATCGACTCGATCGCCGGTCCCAGCGAGGTGGTCGTGCTGGCCGACGAAACCGCCCGACCCGACTACCTGGCCGCCGACCTCATCAGCCAGGCCGAACACGCCCCTGGCTCCAGCCTGCTCATCACCTGGGTTGAAGGTCTGGCCGAACAGGTGTTGATCCACCTGGAACGCCAACTCGCCGGTCTCGAACGCGGCGACCTGGCCCGCGAAAGCCTGGAACAATTCGGCGCGCTGATCCGCGTGGCGAATCGCGACGAGGCCATCGCCCTGACAAATCAAATCGCCCCCGAACATCTTCACATTTCCACAAACCAACCGGCCGAGGACGCCGAACGCCTGCACGCCGCCGGCGCGATCTTCCTGGGCCACGATGCTCCAGTGGCCGCTGGCGACTACGCCGCTGGTCCCTCCCACGTCTTGCCCACCGGCGGAACCCCGCGCTGGGCTTCGGGCCTGTGCTCCAACGACTTCCTCAAACGCACCAGCCTCATCGAAATCGACCACGACGGCCTGGCCGCCCTCGCCCCCGACATCACTCGGCTCGCCGATATCGAAGGACTCCCCGGCCACAAGCTCAGCGTTACCATCCGACTCGACAGCCGCCCAACCCCCGGCCAGCCCGGCCAATCCTAA
- a CDS encoding GNAT family N-acetyltransferase gives MTTAVPFTIRPAHPDDCPAIDALIRELAVYEKLEHLVKSSPQALRTHLFESSGFVEAIVAEIEDEAQERRIVGFALFFSTYSTFRGQAGLYLEDLYVQPPYRGAGIGKALLASVAARAVERGCGRLEWSVLNWNEPAIGFYRALGATPLDEWTMYRIDEEPLRRLADFAPVGRPSKRPN, from the coding sequence ATGACCACCGCCGTTCCCTTCACGATTCGTCCCGCTCATCCTGACGATTGCCCGGCGATCGACGCCCTCATCCGCGAATTGGCGGTCTATGAAAAACTAGAACATTTGGTGAAGTCATCACCCCAAGCACTCCGAACCCACCTGTTCGAATCCTCCGGGTTCGTCGAAGCGATCGTGGCCGAGATCGAGGACGAAGCGCAAGAACGACGAATCGTCGGATTCGCGCTGTTCTTTTCGACCTACTCGACCTTCCGAGGCCAGGCCGGGTTGTACTTAGAAGACCTGTATGTGCAACCGCCCTACCGAGGCGCGGGGATCGGCAAGGCGCTGTTGGCGAGTGTGGCCGCCCGAGCCGTCGAGCGCGGCTGCGGACGTTTGGAGTGGTCGGTCCTCAACTGGAACGAACCGGCGATCGGCTTCTACCGCGCGCTGGGAGCCACGCCGCTGGACGAATGGACAATGTATCGGATCGACGAAGAACCATTGCGGCGTCTCGCCGACTTCGCTCCGGTTGGCCGCCCGTCCAAGCGCCCGAACTGA
- the hisC gene encoding histidinol-phosphate transaminase, which yields MNAPANARTSAASEEIASWFQPHVPAMAGYTPGEQPRGGNPIKLNTNENPYPPSPRVLEALRNAIDERLRLYPDPTATAYRQTVADVLGVDPAMVLAGNGSDDLLTILTRAFAGPGRLIVAPTPSYILYRTLAQLQNAPFVEVPYRDDWSLDFDAIVAHQPRLTLLANPNSPSGTALAPEHVGELAARLEGPLVVDEAYADFADANCLNLIARHPNVIVTRSLSKGYGLAGLRVGHLIARPEVVAHLNKVKDSYNCDALSIVGAAAALKDATYLAHTRRLVIATRQRLAQAMRSQFGCQVPESQANFVWCVGGVATEATYLALKERGILTRWMRYPGIVEGLRISVGTDEHIDQLLSALNDIVKLS from the coding sequence ATGAACGCTCCCGCCAACGCGCGCACGTCCGCCGCCTCAGAGGAGATCGCCTCGTGGTTTCAACCGCATGTGCCAGCGATGGCCGGTTACACGCCGGGCGAGCAACCGCGTGGCGGCAATCCCATCAAACTCAACACCAATGAAAACCCCTATCCACCCTCGCCCCGAGTCCTGGAGGCCCTCCGCAACGCCATCGACGAACGCTTGAGACTCTATCCCGACCCGACAGCGACGGCCTACCGTCAGACGGTCGCGGATGTTTTGGGCGTGGACCCAGCGATGGTGTTGGCGGGCAACGGCTCCGACGACCTTTTGACCATTCTGACGCGCGCCTTCGCCGGACCAGGTCGGCTGATCGTCGCGCCCACGCCCAGTTATATTCTATATCGCACCCTCGCCCAGCTTCAAAACGCCCCCTTCGTGGAAGTTCCTTACCGCGACGACTGGTCGCTCGACTTCGATGCGATCGTGGCCCACCAACCCCGTCTGACCCTGCTAGCCAACCCCAACAGTCCTTCGGGGACCGCGTTGGCTCCTGAACATGTCGGCGAACTCGCCGCACGTCTCGAAGGTCCGCTCGTGGTAGACGAAGCCTACGCCGATTTCGCGGACGCCAACTGTCTCAACTTGATCGCCCGTCACCCCAACGTCATCGTCACCCGCTCGCTCAGCAAGGGATACGGCCTGGCCGGGTTGCGGGTCGGACATCTGATCGCACGTCCCGAAGTGGTCGCCCACCTCAACAAAGTCAAAGACTCGTACAATTGCGACGCTTTGAGTATCGTCGGAGCCGCCGCGGCGTTGAAAGACGCCACCTATCTCGCCCACACTCGACGTCTCGTCATCGCCACCCGCCAACGTTTAGCTCAGGCGATGCGTTCCCAATTCGGTTGTCAGGTGCCCGAGAGCCAAGCCAACTTCGTGTGGTGTGTGGGCGGCGTCGCCACCGAGGCGACCTATCTCGCCCTCAAGGAACGCGGCATCCTCACCCGCTGGATGCGTTATCCCGGCATCGTCGAGGGGCTCCGAATCAGCGTCGGCACCGACGAGCACATCGATCAACTTCTCAGCGCGTTGAACGACATTGTCAAGCTCTCTTGA
- the hisB gene encoding imidazoleglycerol-phosphate dehydratase HisB: MNSEPASPWPHRTAEIVRTTRETDIRLTLNLDGQGHARVETGVGFFDHMLDALARHGLFDLEITCRGDLHVDDHHTVEDVGICFGQALHAALGDKRGIRRYGHCVLPMDETLVTVAVDLGGRPHWSWKVAMPTPKIGRFDSELVAEFWRAVAIHGNLNFHAILHDGGNCHHVAEAVFKAAAQALRDASAHDPRRPDVPSTKGTLTQ; this comes from the coding sequence ATGAACTCCGAACCCGCTTCGCCTTGGCCCCACCGAACCGCCGAGATCGTCCGCACGACGCGGGAGACTGATATTCGCCTGACGCTCAACCTGGACGGCCAGGGACACGCGCGGGTCGAAACGGGAGTGGGCTTCTTCGATCACATGCTCGACGCGCTGGCACGACATGGCCTGTTCGATCTGGAAATCACCTGTCGGGGCGACCTGCATGTGGATGACCATCATACAGTCGAAGACGTGGGAATTTGTTTTGGTCAGGCCCTTCACGCGGCTCTTGGGGACAAGCGGGGTATTAGGCGCTACGGGCATTGTGTATTGCCGATGGATGAAACCTTGGTGACGGTGGCGGTCGATCTGGGAGGACGTCCGCACTGGTCCTGGAAAGTGGCCATGCCTACCCCCAAAATCGGCCGCTTTGACAGCGAGCTGGTGGCCGAATTCTGGCGGGCGGTGGCTATCCACGGAAACCTTAATTTTCATGCGATTCTCCACGACGGCGGCAACTGCCATCATGTGGCCGAAGCTGTCTTTAAAGCCGCCGCCCAGGCACTCCGTGACGCTTCAGCCCACGACCCCCGCCGTCCCGATGTGCCCTCAACCAAAGGAACGCTGACTCAATGA
- a CDS encoding lysylphosphatidylglycerol synthase transmembrane domain-containing protein — translation MNTPASIKSDGSPSSQTRPAGRAGLKNGLLVGVALALLGWAIWTNRVEINQVLQRPLDPVAWASAFGIYFVGLILTFSRWHTLVRALELPFAYRDALRLGFIGNVFNLVIPGAVGGDVIKGAFFCREQTRKRNTRAIASIVMDRILGLTGLFLLGALAGAWGWSAAAPQTRLVILSVVLMLGCGFIVIAIMFTPTLFRPINRRLQNRPRLQGIVVELEFMASCYRKRLPLVFGMLVVSAFIHGLNVLAFALVSRSLFAEDPNLPDFAAHFVLTPLVLFSLAIPLPFGALGVGEQVGRQLFELVGYTGGGVAMMGFRVVMYFGGFVSLLVYLANLAQVRKLSHAAETLDLEHALVPDAPDPEMLAAVETEDEGVVVSMDQDSSQTQA, via the coding sequence ATGAACACACCCGCGTCAATCAAATCCGATGGGTCGCCGTCCTCCCAAACCCGACCAGCGGGCCGGGCCGGTCTCAAGAACGGGTTGCTGGTGGGGGTCGCCCTGGCCCTTTTGGGTTGGGCGATCTGGACCAACCGCGTGGAAATTAACCAGGTTCTGCAACGTCCACTTGATCCGGTTGCCTGGGCAAGCGCGTTTGGAATCTACTTTGTTGGACTGATTCTGACCTTTTCACGATGGCATACACTCGTCAGGGCGTTGGAACTTCCCTTCGCCTATCGCGACGCTCTGCGGTTGGGTTTCATTGGCAATGTCTTCAATTTGGTGATACCAGGGGCGGTGGGAGGGGATGTCATCAAAGGAGCGTTCTTCTGCCGCGAACAGACCCGCAAACGAAACACCCGGGCCATTGCCTCGATCGTGATGGACCGCATCCTCGGCCTGACCGGACTCTTCCTTCTAGGAGCCCTGGCCGGAGCCTGGGGCTGGTCGGCAGCAGCTCCGCAAACGCGCCTGGTGATTCTTTCCGTTGTGTTGATGTTAGGATGTGGTTTTATTGTTATTGCAATTATGTTCACTCCTACTCTATTTCGTCCTATTAATCGAAGGCTTCAGAACCGTCCGCGTTTGCAAGGGATCGTGGTTGAACTGGAATTCATGGCCTCGTGCTACCGCAAGCGTCTTCCTCTGGTCTTCGGCATGTTGGTGGTGTCGGCATTCATCCACGGCCTCAACGTGCTGGCCTTTGCGTTGGTCAGCCGCTCGCTGTTTGCTGAGGATCCCAATCTGCCCGACTTCGCCGCCCATTTTGTTTTGACCCCTCTGGTGCTGTTCTCGTTGGCCATCCCTTTGCCTTTTGGAGCGCTTGGCGTGGGCGAGCAGGTGGGTCGTCAACTCTTCGAACTGGTGGGGTACACTGGCGGCGGGGTGGCGATGATGGGATTTCGTGTCGTCATGTACTTCGGGGGATTCGTCAGTTTATTGGTCTATCTGGCCAATTTGGCTCAGGTCCGCAAGCTCTCTCACGCCGCCGAAACCCTCGACCTAGAACACGCCCTGGTCCCCGACGCGCCCGATCCCGAGATGCTCGCTGCCGTCGAAACCGAGGACGAAGGAGTTGTTGTCTCAATGGATCAAGATTCCTCTCAGACTCAAGCCTGA
- a CDS encoding alpha-L-fucosidase yields the protein MPLTIPFWLVIVCLVFVVSGQPPLIAGQAGQEHVPSGSSAIKFELIWGPSCVVATDRPGRQADRMLVETRADVETIKQAASGLTGTRFNPQTLAERARDLGANELIISARTPEGFLWWDDPSTPLNSARATPLKRDVVRDLADACQTLNLKLGLVVHLDDLNDLDSEPFDANVIIEPIERLLRTVPASSLRFAGDEGLDADAMRSEWVLERLRTGRSLQVNGRLGRGADRKPLVPDFLDRDDGVPEPPRPWRGRDLPWECRLGFPLEGGPAFRAGPRPLRSSRAVVETLVLTVCRGGSFVLAVGLDPTGAIPEPIDIRLDEVAHWLKRQRAAVVGVAPFEPEDGEPNPAGPQVVRADQPKRRFLFLTQRPRPPLVEWPLAADEVASVRLWPEGPQLAVQPLADALPPRCRVMLPDTPSDPLIEVVEILLHPQ from the coding sequence ATGCCGCTGACCATCCCGTTCTGGCTTGTGATTGTCTGTCTGGTCTTCGTCGTCTCGGGCCAACCGCCCTTGATCGCGGGCCAAGCGGGACAAGAGCACGTTCCGTCCGGCTCGAGCGCTATCAAGTTCGAGTTGATTTGGGGACCCTCGTGCGTAGTGGCGACCGATCGTCCGGGACGACAGGCCGACCGGATGTTGGTTGAAACCCGCGCCGATGTAGAAACCATCAAGCAAGCTGCCTCCGGTCTGACCGGAACCCGGTTTAACCCTCAAACGCTTGCCGAGCGGGCCCGTGATTTGGGGGCCAACGAGCTTATCATTTCAGCGCGGACTCCGGAGGGATTCCTCTGGTGGGACGACCCCTCCACCCCCCTGAACTCGGCCCGAGCCACCCCTCTCAAACGCGACGTCGTGCGCGACTTGGCAGACGCTTGTCAAACTCTTAATCTGAAACTTGGCTTGGTTGTTCATCTCGACGACCTTAATGATCTTGATTCAGAACCATTTGACGCCAACGTCATTATCGAACCGATTGAGCGGTTGTTGCGGACTGTTCCGGCGTCGTCGCTCCGATTCGCCGGCGACGAGGGACTCGACGCTGACGCGATGCGGTCCGAATGGGTGTTGGAGCGGCTTCGCACAGGGCGTTCTCTTCAGGTCAACGGACGTTTGGGCCGTGGGGCCGATCGCAAGCCGTTGGTTCCCGACTTCCTGGACCGCGACGATGGCGTGCCCGAGCCGCCGCGGCCCTGGCGAGGACGCGACTTGCCTTGGGAATGTCGTCTGGGATTTCCGCTGGAAGGTGGTCCCGCTTTCCGAGCCGGTCCCCGTCCGCTTCGTTCCAGTCGCGCGGTGGTCGAAACCCTGGTTCTGACTGTGTGTCGTGGCGGTTCGTTCGTCCTGGCCGTGGGACTGGACCCCACCGGGGCAATTCCAGAACCGATCGATATAAGATTAGATGAAGTTGCCCATTGGCTCAAACGTCAGCGAGCGGCGGTGGTTGGCGTAGCGCCCTTCGAACCCGAGGATGGCGAACCTAACCCCGCTGGTCCCCAGGTTGTCCGGGCCGATCAACCAAAGCGGCGATTCTTGTTCCTCACCCAACGTCCCCGTCCCCCCTTGGTCGAATGGCCACTAGCCGCCGACGAAGTCGCCTCGGTTCGTCTTTGGCCGGAGGGTCCCCAACTCGCCGTGCAACCACTTGCCGACGCTTTGCCGCCCCGCTGTCGGGTCATGCTACCCGACACCCCGAGCGATCCTCTGATCGAGGTCGTGGAAATCCTCCTCCACCCCCAATGA
- a CDS encoding glycosyltransferase → MAERRVSLSLVREAWNRWVRPDYQPEPAWRWTWNPPLQRLADAQLLWPTEYQWPPAAKWLFHLKHALSRLIPVETAPIDQSDCEGVARVVLCPRGRNSQPRAIMIFDYSDYADRINHSALKSSVVYFKFQYHPDHADDPRIVPGGYYPNSPWLYRHLVPLRALRDRQQWRFDVHGRFGLRYRADLRRRAIDLLTHQNRFRYEGGAKLIRHYEFLEELAVSKVAIDLPGNGDLCFRLIDQLALGVTVVRPRSPVRLPEPLVNGVHVVECAEDGSDLVETCARLLEDEPTRQRIGQAAREYHDRFLHRDQLARYVLHHVLERL, encoded by the coding sequence ATGGCAGAACGACGTGTTTCACTTAGTTTGGTCCGTGAGGCGTGGAATCGCTGGGTCCGACCCGATTACCAACCCGAACCAGCGTGGCGCTGGACGTGGAATCCGCCACTCCAACGTCTCGCCGACGCTCAACTTCTCTGGCCCACGGAATATCAGTGGCCTCCCGCCGCCAAGTGGCTATTTCACCTCAAGCATGCCTTGAGTCGCCTGATCCCCGTCGAAACGGCTCCCATCGACCAGTCCGACTGCGAAGGAGTGGCGCGGGTCGTCCTTTGCCCACGCGGCCGCAATTCCCAACCCCGCGCTATCATGATCTTCGACTATTCCGACTACGCCGACCGAATCAACCATTCCGCCTTGAAATCGTCCGTCGTGTATTTCAAGTTTCAGTACCATCCCGACCATGCCGACGATCCACGCATCGTTCCCGGAGGATATTACCCGAACTCCCCCTGGTTATATCGCCACCTGGTTCCCCTCCGCGCCCTGAGGGATCGGCAACAATGGCGGTTCGACGTCCACGGCCGCTTCGGTCTGCGATATCGGGCCGACCTGCGCCGTAGAGCGATCGATCTACTCACCCATCAGAATCGGTTTCGGTACGAAGGCGGCGCGAAGCTAATCCGCCACTATGAGTTCCTGGAGGAGTTGGCGGTCTCCAAAGTGGCGATTGACCTGCCGGGCAACGGCGATCTCTGTTTCCGGCTGATCGACCAACTGGCGTTGGGGGTAACGGTGGTTCGCCCCCGCTCGCCCGTGAGGTTGCCTGAACCGTTGGTCAATGGGGTTCATGTCGTCGAGTGCGCCGAGGATGGTTCCGACCTAGTGGAAACCTGCGCGCGGCTTTTGGAGGACGAACCGACCCGGCAACGAATCGGCCAGGCGGCGCGGGAGTATCACGATCGGTTCCTTCACCGCGACCAACTGGCCCGCTATGTGTTACATCACGTTCTCGAACGACTTTGA